From the genome of Sulfitobacter sp. DSM 110093, one region includes:
- a CDS encoding cupin domain-containing protein: MTQPKAAALNPSVFFMTEDMAQPYSPSGHSGTVNRRLVSPETGATQMEVLIGRIEPGQGASAHFHPGIDQFCWMLEGRADVTIGSHKQEIGPGESCFFAADMPHTFTAIGETPVRVLICYAPPYGEGARVEC, encoded by the coding sequence ATGACGCAACCAAAGGCTGCAGCTCTGAACCCATCCGTTTTTTTCATGACCGAAGACATGGCGCAGCCCTATTCGCCAAGCGGACACTCCGGAACTGTAAATCGTCGTCTCGTTTCTCCTGAAACCGGCGCAACCCAAATGGAAGTTTTGATCGGACGGATCGAGCCGGGCCAAGGCGCCAGCGCACATTTCCATCCGGGAATTGATCAGTTCTGCTGGATGCTCGAAGGCCGCGCGGACGTTACCATCGGGTCGCACAAACAAGAGATTGGGCCAGGAGAAAGCTGCTTTTTCGCCGCCGACATGCCGCACACCTTCACCGCCATTGGTGAGACGCCGGTGCGTGTGCTCATTTGTTACGCCCCCCCTTACGGAGAAGGCGCTCGCGTCGAGTGCTAA
- a CDS encoding IclR family transcriptional regulator — MSVKQVENVLRFFEFFSDERVPATLTRLSAALSLPVSSTSNLIKTLREQGYLFEVRPRGGFYPTRRLFDVSQNIIDGDPVLASVRDQMAKLRSETGETVLLAARDGNDLIYLDTMVSDQGVRYSAEPGERRPIYAVSSGKALLAALDDKALMAELEAMDYSGANENSVTDPDKLFQMIVEGRQRGWFLNATEFTPEVSGVGVMLEVAGRQLGLSVAGPNYRMEGQHASIAEALTRSIKALRDQISGSGGIK, encoded by the coding sequence ATGTCTGTAAAGCAGGTCGAAAACGTGCTGCGTTTTTTCGAGTTTTTCTCGGACGAACGAGTGCCTGCAACATTGACGCGGCTGTCGGCGGCCCTGTCGCTACCGGTCTCTAGCACCAGCAATCTAATTAAGACGCTGCGTGAACAGGGATACCTATTCGAGGTGCGCCCAAGAGGTGGGTTCTATCCTACCCGGAGGCTATTCGACGTTAGCCAGAACATCATTGATGGCGATCCGGTTCTTGCAAGCGTGCGCGACCAAATGGCCAAACTACGCTCCGAAACCGGAGAAACGGTGCTGCTGGCAGCTCGCGACGGTAACGACCTAATCTACCTGGATACAATGGTTTCCGATCAGGGCGTGCGATACTCGGCTGAGCCCGGTGAACGGCGTCCCATCTATGCTGTGTCATCTGGAAAGGCGTTGCTCGCCGCGCTCGATGACAAGGCATTAATGGCTGAACTCGAGGCGATGGACTACTCCGGTGCCAACGAGAATTCTGTGACCGATCCGGACAAGTTGTTCCAAATGATCGTTGAGGGCCGCCAGCGTGGCTGGTTCCTTAACGCGACCGAGTTCACTCCTGAGGTTTCGGGCGTGGGGGTTATGCTGGAGGTCGCAGGCCGCCAGCTTGGTTTGTCGGTAGCCGGGCCGAACTATCGCATGGAAGGCCAGCATGCCTCAATCGCCGAGGCGCTTACTCGATCAATAAAGGCGCTCCGCGACCAGATAAGCGGGTCGGGAGGCATCAAATGA
- the fghA gene encoding S-formylglutathione hydrolase, which yields MSLVIESMNKNFGGWTKHYSHLSETLNCDMRFAIYLPPQTAKGQKVPVVYFLSGLTCTDENFMQKAGAQRVAAELGMAIVAPDTSPRGADVADADTYDLGKGAGFYVNATQAPWNRHYQMYDYVLNELPRLIEATFPVTDQRSIFGHSMGGHGALVLALRNPHRYKSVSAFSPISNPINCTWGQKAFAAYLGEDRKTWTEYDASLLMRKTEDAVPALVDQGDADDFLEEQLKPYALETAAKESNYPLTFHQREGYDHSYYFISSFVDEHLRFHAIHLCSMR from the coding sequence ATGTCCCTTGTTATTGAAAGCATGAACAAAAACTTCGGCGGTTGGACAAAGCATTACAGCCATCTTTCCGAAACGCTGAACTGCGACATGCGTTTCGCGATTTACCTGCCACCGCAGACAGCAAAGGGCCAGAAGGTTCCAGTGGTCTATTTCCTATCGGGCCTCACCTGCACCGACGAAAACTTTATGCAGAAGGCCGGGGCGCAGCGTGTGGCCGCTGAGCTGGGCATGGCCATCGTCGCTCCCGATACTAGCCCCCGCGGCGCTGATGTGGCTGACGCTGATACTTATGACCTCGGCAAAGGTGCGGGTTTCTACGTTAATGCGACCCAGGCGCCGTGGAACCGGCACTATCAGATGTATGATTACGTTCTGAACGAGCTGCCACGACTAATTGAGGCTACGTTCCCAGTGACGGATCAGCGTTCGATCTTTGGTCACTCCATGGGTGGCCACGGCGCGCTCGTTCTCGCGCTGCGCAATCCGCATCGGTATAAATCTGTTTCGGCCTTCAGCCCGATCAGCAACCCTATCAATTGCACTTGGGGGCAGAAGGCATTTGCTGCTTATCTGGGTGAGGATCGCAAGACATGGACTGAATACGATGCGAGCCTACTGATGCGCAAAACCGAAGACGCTGTCCCTGCTCTGGTGGATCAGGGTGACGCAGATGACTTTCTCGAAGAACAGCTGAAGCCCTATGCGCTCGAGACGGCAGCAAAGGAGAGCAACTACCCACTGACATTTCACCAGCGCGAGGGCTATGATCATAGCTATTACTTCATCTCCAGCTTTGTCGATGAGCACTTGCGGTTCCACGCCATCCATCTGTGCAGTATGCGGTAA
- the rarD gene encoding EamA family transporter RarD, giving the protein MRNPDSLKTTTNEDTPQGLAFAITAYVLWGFLPLYMKALSHIPAAEVVAHRVVWSVPIAALVLVVMRRTQDLKAALHSPRTLLMGAVTATLISVNWGTYVWAIASGHALDAALGYYINPLFSILLGALLLGERMTKRQLVAVGLAFGAVLVLALDTGSVPWVALGLTLSWGFYALAKKGLAIGPNQGFLLEVLILLVPALGYIAYLTATGQGNFLTAPPLDTWLLLGCGAITAVPLLIYANGAKLLRLSTIGILQYIAPTMIFIVAVFVFDEEFGRARMIAFPMIWAALVLYSSSMLQQMRQSRCDKGPVRQG; this is encoded by the coding sequence ATGCGCAACCCTGACAGCCTCAAGACCACGACAAACGAAGACACGCCCCAAGGTCTCGCGTTTGCCATCACGGCCTATGTGCTCTGGGGGTTCTTGCCCCTCTATATGAAAGCACTGTCGCACATCCCGGCTGCCGAAGTCGTTGCGCATCGGGTGGTCTGGTCTGTGCCCATTGCCGCGCTTGTACTGGTAGTGATGCGGCGGACGCAGGATTTGAAAGCTGCGCTACATTCTCCCCGAACGCTCCTCATGGGCGCGGTGACAGCGACTCTGATTTCGGTCAACTGGGGCACTTATGTCTGGGCGATTGCCTCGGGCCATGCACTTGATGCGGCACTGGGATATTACATCAATCCGTTGTTTAGCATTCTGTTGGGCGCGCTCCTTTTGGGCGAACGCATGACAAAACGGCAGTTAGTTGCAGTTGGCCTTGCCTTCGGAGCAGTTCTGGTTCTGGCGTTGGATACTGGATCAGTCCCTTGGGTTGCTTTGGGCCTGACGCTGAGCTGGGGGTTTTATGCCTTGGCAAAGAAGGGTCTCGCGATCGGGCCCAATCAGGGCTTCTTACTTGAAGTGCTCATCCTGCTCGTCCCGGCCTTGGGCTACATTGCCTATCTAACAGCAACCGGTCAGGGAAACTTCCTCACGGCGCCGCCCCTTGATACCTGGCTCTTACTAGGCTGTGGCGCGATCACGGCAGTGCCATTGTTGATTTATGCAAATGGCGCCAAACTCCTTCGGCTCTCGACCATCGGAATTTTGCAATACATCGCGCCGACCATGATTTTCATCGTGGCGGTCTTTGTCTTTGATGAGGAGTTCGGACGCGCGCGGATGATCGCCTTTCCGATGATATGGGCGGCCCTGGTCCTTTATTCGTCCTCGATGCTCCAACAAATGCGTCAGAGCCGCTGTGATAAGGGTCCCGTACGGCAGGGTTAA
- the dctP gene encoding TRAP transporter substrate-binding protein DctP yields MKTTLTAISLLAVSAINPAFAQEVTLKIADSLPADHIITKNTTDVFMARVQEELGDRVAFEHYPAQQLAKAKDILSITQAGIADIGYIVPSYVSEKMPLGGVVELPGEIASSCEGSLAFRNLVQPGGMLDELEFQPAGVRVLYNVALSPYQAIFSERAGVGSLDEFDGMKLRSNAGAMELSLQSVEAVPVRMTPPEIFDAMTKGTIDGALLPFTSTFSYGLDQIVGSATRNANFGTVGITYSISEKKWDSLPQDVQEVLTRVGQEVTESACLAFDEAEVQFADDLSAKGVNVFSLSDDETARLNASFETVAQDWAKNLDSRDKKGSEALAAFRSEVEKLRVAND; encoded by the coding sequence ATGAAAACGACCCTAACTGCGATCTCTTTGCTGGCGGTAAGCGCTATCAACCCGGCGTTTGCGCAAGAGGTTACACTGAAGATCGCCGACAGTCTGCCAGCGGACCACATCATCACCAAGAATACGACCGACGTGTTCATGGCGCGGGTGCAGGAAGAACTGGGCGACCGCGTTGCCTTCGAACACTATCCTGCTCAGCAGCTTGCTAAAGCAAAGGACATCCTTTCCATTACTCAGGCCGGGATCGCAGACATCGGCTATATCGTGCCATCCTATGTATCTGAGAAGATGCCTTTGGGTGGCGTCGTGGAACTGCCCGGCGAAATCGCATCTTCTTGCGAAGGATCGCTGGCGTTCCGCAACCTCGTGCAACCCGGTGGGATGCTCGACGAACTCGAGTTTCAGCCTGCTGGCGTTCGCGTGCTCTACAACGTCGCACTCTCACCTTACCAGGCAATTTTCTCAGAACGGGCAGGCGTGGGCTCGCTGGATGAATTCGACGGTATGAAGCTGCGTTCGAATGCTGGCGCGATGGAATTGTCGCTACAGTCGGTCGAAGCCGTTCCTGTGCGCATGACGCCGCCAGAGATTTTTGATGCCATGACAAAAGGCACAATCGACGGTGCTCTTTTGCCCTTCACCTCTACCTTCTCCTATGGTCTCGATCAGATCGTCGGGTCGGCTACACGGAACGCGAATTTTGGCACCGTTGGGATTACCTATTCGATTTCGGAAAAGAAGTGGGACAGCCTTCCCCAGGATGTTCAGGAAGTCCTGACCCGCGTCGGGCAAGAGGTGACGGAAAGCGCTTGCTTGGCGTTTGACGAAGCAGAGGTTCAGTTCGCCGACGACCTCTCTGCTAAGGGTGTTAATGTCTTCAGTCTCTCTGACGATGAGACAGCGCGGCTGAACGCATCCTTCGAAACCGTTGCCCAAGATTGGGCTAAAAACCTCGACAGCCGGGACAAGAAGGGCAGCGAAGCGCTCGCGGCCTTCCGCAGCGAAGTCGAAAAGCTACGGGTCGCCAACGATTAA
- a CDS encoding LysR substrate-binding domain-containing protein, which translates to MLSWEGVSEFVAVAEAQSFTAAANSLGISTAQVSRQVGALEARLDTKLFYRTTRKVTITETGQVYYNHCRQVLDGLAEAERAITDLHQSPKGRLNLTAPVTFGENRIAPLVNDFLQCYPELEINLRLTNQLLDLVAESYDLAIRLGELEDSSMMAKRLASRRHYTCAAPEYLSAHGTPHTLSELDTHNCLQGTLGYWRFQEKGTTRHVRVKGNLRCNSGASLVDAALKNLGIIQLPDYYVEAELRAERLISVLDTYRAPDDGIWAIYPQNRHLSPKVRLLLGHLGKGLR; encoded by the coding sequence ATGCTGAGTTGGGAGGGGGTATCAGAATTTGTGGCCGTCGCTGAAGCCCAAAGCTTTACAGCTGCTGCCAACAGCTTGGGTATTTCTACGGCTCAGGTCAGCCGCCAAGTCGGCGCACTTGAGGCGCGATTGGACACCAAGCTGTTCTACCGCACCACGCGCAAGGTCACGATCACCGAAACGGGTCAGGTCTATTACAACCATTGCCGGCAGGTGCTTGATGGGCTGGCCGAAGCGGAGCGCGCGATTACCGATCTGCATCAGAGCCCAAAAGGACGGCTGAACCTTACAGCGCCGGTGACGTTTGGCGAGAACCGCATCGCACCATTGGTGAACGATTTCCTGCAATGCTATCCTGAGCTTGAGATCAACCTCAGATTGACCAATCAGCTGCTCGATCTTGTAGCGGAAAGCTACGATCTCGCAATCCGGCTGGGAGAGTTGGAAGACAGCTCCATGATGGCAAAGCGGTTGGCTTCTCGCAGGCATTACACCTGCGCAGCGCCCGAATACCTTTCCGCTCACGGAACCCCGCACACCCTATCCGAACTTGACACCCACAACTGCCTGCAAGGCACTTTGGGCTATTGGCGGTTTCAAGAAAAAGGGACCACCCGCCATGTACGGGTGAAAGGCAATCTACGTTGCAACAGTGGCGCGTCGCTGGTCGATGCGGCATTGAAGAACCTGGGGATCATCCAGCTGCCGGATTATTATGTCGAGGCGGAACTTCGGGCCGAGCGGTTGATCTCTGTTTTGGATACGTATCGCGCGCCGGACGATGGCATCTGGGCGATCTATCCGCAGAACCGACATCTTTCGCCAAAGGTCCGGCTGCTGCTTGGTCACCTTGGGAAAGGGTTGCGATGA
- a CDS encoding CoA transferase has translation MVELTTIVLGPMAGQILADFGADVVKIEAPDGDLARHVEPRSEAGESSMFVNCNRNKQSIAIDLKTQEGREVLKRLISQADVFLHNMRMKAVRKLGFDAATLRAINPGLVYCSAIGFGSDGPYADRPAYDDVIQAASGIAHLPTYTGAEPAYVPGVIADKVAALYAANAISSALYNKAQTGQGVEIEVPMFEVMTSFVMTEHLAAASFEQDAKPGYRRLLNRHRRPFKSSDGWVAVLPYTEAHWRSTLEEIGRADVIDQEWFKSASTRSNHVAEMYEILAQVMPKRSTDDWINTFERLDVPHSRVSSLGDLLNDPHLQAVDFFGVTDDTTGRARSVPQPVKVNGAHTTVDRGAPLLSENSISLLQELGYEPTKVHDMIERGVVQAPPPKEGE, from the coding sequence GTGGTCGAACTGACCACAATTGTATTGGGCCCCATGGCGGGCCAGATACTTGCAGACTTCGGAGCCGACGTTGTTAAAATCGAGGCTCCCGACGGCGATTTAGCACGACATGTCGAGCCCCGTTCAGAAGCCGGCGAAAGCTCGATGTTTGTGAATTGCAATCGCAACAAACAGAGCATCGCGATAGACTTGAAGACCCAAGAGGGCCGCGAGGTTTTGAAGCGCCTGATATCGCAGGCCGATGTCTTCCTGCATAACATGCGTATGAAGGCGGTGCGCAAACTAGGGTTCGATGCCGCGACTCTGCGCGCCATAAACCCCGGCCTCGTTTATTGTTCCGCCATCGGCTTTGGCAGCGATGGCCCCTATGCTGATCGTCCAGCCTATGATGACGTTATTCAGGCAGCATCAGGTATTGCGCACTTGCCGACATACACAGGTGCCGAGCCCGCATATGTGCCGGGCGTGATCGCGGATAAGGTGGCAGCGCTCTACGCGGCCAATGCGATTTCCTCAGCATTATACAACAAAGCCCAAACGGGACAGGGCGTCGAAATCGAGGTCCCAATGTTCGAGGTTATGACCTCTTTCGTGATGACCGAGCATCTTGCTGCGGCATCTTTCGAACAGGACGCTAAACCAGGATATCGCCGGCTGCTCAACCGCCATCGCCGGCCTTTCAAAAGCTCTGATGGTTGGGTCGCGGTTCTTCCTTATACCGAAGCTCACTGGCGCAGCACGCTTGAGGAGATCGGGCGCGCTGACGTGATTGATCAGGAGTGGTTTAAAAGCGCTTCAACTCGATCGAACCATGTAGCGGAGATGTATGAAATCCTCGCTCAAGTAATGCCCAAGCGTAGTACCGACGACTGGATCAACACCTTTGAGCGGCTGGATGTGCCGCATTCGCGGGTTAGTTCTTTGGGGGACCTGCTGAATGATCCACACCTCCAGGCTGTCGATTTCTTTGGTGTTACAGATGATACAACTGGCCGAGCGCGGTCGGTGCCCCAGCCGGTAAAGGTCAATGGAGCTCACACCACCGTAGACAGAGGTGCGCCGCTGCTTAGTGAGAATTCGATCAGTCTGCTTCAGGAACTCGGTTACGAACCTACCAAAGTTCACGACATGATAGAGCGCGGCGTCGTGCAGGCCCCCCCACCAAAGGAGGGGGAATAG
- a CDS encoding TRAP transporter small permease, whose protein sequence is MINKTMHIIDTAFTAVAVTAIAALTLLVVADVSLRYGIGKPVFFAHDVVVLYLTPALFFFGVGPTYWRDEHLAVDLLVLRLSVRKRAVTDAVSATIGLFIFSLLIWVSWDRAWTSFVNSERIASIVPWPAWLSYILVPVGSVAMALVCLARLFLAIRVVFTGEKPSSAQHTEPGEETL, encoded by the coding sequence ATGATTAATAAAACCATGCACATCATCGACACGGCATTCACCGCTGTTGCCGTTACTGCCATCGCAGCATTGACGCTTCTCGTCGTCGCGGATGTCTCCTTGCGCTACGGCATTGGCAAGCCAGTGTTCTTCGCACACGACGTCGTCGTCCTGTACCTGACACCCGCTCTTTTCTTCTTTGGTGTCGGTCCAACGTATTGGCGCGACGAGCACCTCGCCGTCGATCTTCTCGTGTTGCGCCTATCAGTTCGAAAACGTGCCGTGACAGATGCCGTCAGTGCTACCATCGGCCTGTTCATCTTCTCACTTCTTATCTGGGTGTCATGGGACAGAGCATGGACAAGCTTTGTTAACAGCGAGCGGATCGCCAGCATTGTGCCCTGGCCAGCATGGCTTAGTTACATCTTAGTGCCGGTCGGATCGGTAGCGATGGCCCTTGTCTGTCTGGCGCGCCTCTTTTTGGCCATCCGAGTCGTTTTCACCGGTGAAAAGCCTTCCAGCGCTCAACACACCGAACCCGGGGAAGAAACATTATGA
- a CDS encoding metallophosphoesterase, which yields MTLTIPFNSSRIAILSDLHANTFDHRGIDPITSLGLHGIVNDTLDALIIAGDLTDGPAPRWIRGLAQITPHVAPERIYVMPGNHDYYGGTLADDHLLAEHARSVGAHYVQKEELHHGDTRILCCTMWTDFDLLGDPETAMRIAGSVMRDYSRIWIDLSVGSAEGSGGTRQPLAREIEPADTLAVHRDHRKWLEDKLMSPHPCGEAGRTVVATHHGPHLSVAGAVDCLTPAFHSDLTDLIDRFAPSAWFFGHSHRRLRAMVGQTDVRNISVGYCREFLRSESEYLIDAGIWESLDGSQIG from the coding sequence ATGACACTGACAATTCCATTCAACAGCAGCCGGATCGCCATCCTTTCGGATTTGCATGCCAATACGTTCGACCACAGAGGGATTGATCCGATCACCTCGCTGGGGCTTCATGGCATCGTGAACGACACGCTTGATGCGCTTATCATAGCCGGGGACCTTACGGATGGGCCAGCACCGAGATGGATCCGGGGGCTCGCTCAAATAACACCGCATGTCGCTCCGGAGCGCATCTATGTGATGCCCGGAAACCATGATTATTACGGCGGCACACTTGCGGACGACCATCTGCTTGCTGAACACGCGCGGTCCGTCGGCGCACATTACGTGCAGAAAGAGGAATTACACCATGGCGACACCCGCATCCTATGTTGCACGATGTGGACGGACTTCGATCTCTTGGGGGATCCTGAAACGGCGATGAGGATCGCCGGAAGCGTCATGCGGGACTATTCTCGTATCTGGATTGATCTCTCCGTAGGTTCTGCTGAAGGGAGCGGAGGCACGCGGCAACCTTTAGCAAGGGAAATAGAGCCCGCGGACACGCTTGCCGTTCACCGCGACCATCGCAAATGGCTTGAGGACAAGTTGATGTCCCCCCACCCTTGCGGGGAGGCCGGCCGCACGGTTGTCGCAACCCATCATGGGCCGCATCTGTCGGTCGCAGGGGCAGTAGATTGCCTTACCCCCGCATTCCACTCTGACTTAACAGACCTGATTGACAGGTTTGCCCCCTCAGCTTGGTTTTTTGGCCATTCGCATCGCCGGCTGCGCGCCATGGTTGGGCAAACCGATGTCCGAAACATAAGCGTTGGATATTGTCGGGAGTTTCTCCGGTCAGAGAGTGAGTATCTGATCGACGCAGGTATTTGGGAGAGCCTCGATGGGTCCCAAATCGGCTGA
- a CDS encoding MaoC family dehydratase encodes MAGLWLEEFKPGMVISHAITRTVTEADNFAFSTQTMNPQPLHIDRNFAAQSEWGKPLVNSLLTLGIMIGISVHETTLGTTVGNLGMTDVIFPAPVFHGDSLRVETEVISARASKSRAGQGIVELIHRAYKQDGTLVASCRRSALMRARPAQEAN; translated from the coding sequence ATGGCAGGTCTGTGGCTAGAAGAATTTAAGCCAGGCATGGTTATCTCGCATGCGATCACACGCACGGTCACCGAAGCTGACAATTTTGCTTTTTCAACCCAGACGATGAACCCCCAGCCGCTGCACATTGATCGGAACTTCGCCGCTCAATCAGAATGGGGTAAGCCGCTGGTTAACTCGCTTCTGACGTTGGGGATCATGATCGGTATTTCGGTTCATGAAACCACACTGGGCACTACTGTCGGCAACCTGGGAATGACTGATGTGATATTTCCGGCGCCGGTCTTTCATGGCGACAGCCTGCGGGTGGAGACTGAAGTAATCTCAGCACGGGCTTCAAAGTCGCGCGCTGGTCAGGGTATCGTGGAGCTCATCCATCGCGCCTACAAACAGGACGGAACTTTGGTTGCTTCCTGCCGTCGTTCTGCGCTTATGCGCGCACGTCCAGCACAGGAGGCAAACTGA
- a CDS encoding TRAP transporter large permease, translating into MTSLIVVIGLLFLLFLGVPVGLALAFSGMVGLVAIVGFNSALSVLATTPLSTTNGYELIAVPLFILMAEFVIVSGIADRMFKAITIWVGRLPGGLAVATALAGAGFGAISGSSTAAAAALSSTSIPAMQKAGYEAKFSAGVVAVSGTLAMLIPPSIALVLYGIIVEVNIASLLIGGVIPGVLVTFGIIVTVYALMARDPSIAPAAKRWSLREKLFALREIGPMLALLACVTGSIYLGVATPTEAAGLGAFGAFVIAAAFRSLTWARTWGALSRAVRATCMIFLIIIGAHIFGYVLTLGQITPQFVTWITTLNVSPYVVMAGIILFYLVLGCFMDQLAILILTVPVMVPAIVTLGFDPVWFGVVVVVSAEVGMITPPLGMNIFVVARYAGRPLSEIFRGVAPHVVTHLIIIALLIAFPQLVLWLPSTINN; encoded by the coding sequence ATGACCTCGCTGATTGTCGTTATCGGACTTCTCTTTCTTCTGTTCCTCGGTGTTCCGGTTGGTCTCGCGCTTGCCTTTTCAGGCATGGTGGGACTGGTCGCTATTGTCGGATTCAACTCAGCCTTGTCGGTTCTAGCAACCACTCCACTGTCCACGACCAACGGTTATGAGCTAATCGCCGTCCCGCTGTTCATCCTGATGGCCGAGTTTGTGATCGTAAGCGGCATCGCCGATCGGATGTTCAAGGCGATTACGATCTGGGTTGGCCGTTTGCCCGGTGGTCTGGCTGTTGCCACGGCCCTTGCCGGGGCTGGCTTTGGTGCAATCTCCGGATCTTCAACTGCGGCCGCTGCGGCTCTGTCGTCGACATCAATACCCGCCATGCAAAAAGCTGGCTATGAGGCCAAATTTTCAGCTGGCGTGGTGGCCGTCTCGGGCACTTTGGCCATGCTCATCCCGCCCTCGATTGCCTTGGTCTTGTACGGCATTATCGTCGAAGTGAATATCGCGTCGCTGCTGATTGGCGGCGTTATCCCCGGTGTTCTGGTGACCTTTGGTATCATCGTAACGGTCTACGCCCTCATGGCGCGCGATCCATCCATTGCCCCAGCGGCAAAGCGTTGGTCACTGCGGGAAAAGCTTTTTGCCCTGCGCGAGATCGGCCCGATGCTCGCCTTACTCGCATGTGTAACAGGGTCGATCTATCTCGGGGTTGCAACACCCACGGAGGCCGCTGGCCTCGGGGCATTCGGAGCCTTCGTCATCGCTGCCGCTTTTCGTTCGCTGACCTGGGCAAGAACTTGGGGCGCCCTGTCTCGTGCAGTGCGCGCGACATGTATGATTTTCCTAATCATCATCGGCGCGCACATTTTTGGCTATGTCCTGACATTAGGGCAGATAACCCCACAGTTCGTGACGTGGATCACCACGCTGAACGTTTCGCCCTATGTCGTGATGGCCGGGATCATCCTGTTCTACTTGGTTCTTGGCTGTTTCATGGACCAGCTCGCCATTCTGATCCTGACTGTTCCCGTCATGGTGCCAGCCATCGTCACCTTGGGTTTTGATCCGGTCTGGTTCGGCGTGGTCGTCGTCGTCTCCGCTGAGGTAGGCATGATCACACCGCCTCTGGGCATGAACATCTTTGTGGTAGCCCGCTATGCCGGAAGACCGCTATCAGAGATCTTCCGTGGCGTTGCGCCGCATGTGGTAACCCATCTGATCATCATCGCATTGCTTATCGCGTTTCCACAGCTGGTTCTGTGGCTGCCCAGCACAATCAACAACTAA
- a CDS encoding S-(hydroxymethyl)glutathione dehydrogenase/class III alcohol dehydrogenase, translating to MIKCKAAVAWAVNEPLSIEEIDVMPPKAGEVRIKIIASGVCHTDAFTLSGEDPEGLFPVILGHEGGGIVESIGEGVTSVAVGDHVIPLYTPECGECKFCKSGKTNLCQKIRETQGRGLMPDGTSRFYKDGQPILHYMGCSTFSEYTVLPEISLAKVNPDAPLEEVCLLGCGVTTGMGAVMNTAKVEEGSTVAIFGMGGIGLSAVIGATMAKASRIIVIDINESKFDLARKLGATDFINPKDHDKPIQDVIVEMTDGGVDYSFECIGNVNVMRSALECCHKGWGESVVIGVAGAGQEISTRPFQLVTGRVWRGSAFGGVKGRSELPDYVERYMNGEFKLNDFITHTMRLEEINEAFKLMHEGKSIRSVIHFGN from the coding sequence ATCATCAAATGCAAAGCGGCCGTCGCCTGGGCCGTTAACGAACCTCTCTCGATCGAGGAAATCGACGTAATGCCGCCTAAGGCTGGCGAAGTGCGCATCAAAATTATCGCCTCGGGCGTTTGCCATACCGATGCTTTCACTTTGTCGGGCGAAGACCCCGAAGGCCTGTTCCCGGTCATTCTCGGCCATGAAGGGGGTGGGATTGTCGAATCCATCGGCGAGGGCGTCACCAGCGTGGCGGTGGGTGACCATGTGATCCCGCTCTACACGCCAGAATGTGGCGAGTGCAAATTCTGCAAATCCGGCAAGACCAACCTCTGCCAGAAGATCCGGGAAACCCAGGGGCGCGGTCTGATGCCCGACGGCACCAGCCGGTTCTACAAGGATGGTCAGCCCATCCTGCACTACATGGGCTGCTCGACCTTCTCGGAATATACAGTGCTGCCCGAGATATCGCTTGCCAAGGTGAACCCCGACGCGCCGCTTGAAGAGGTTTGCCTGCTGGGCTGCGGCGTGACCACCGGCATGGGGGCTGTGATGAACACCGCGAAGGTCGAAGAGGGGTCGACCGTTGCGATCTTCGGCATGGGCGGCATTGGCCTGTCCGCCGTGATCGGCGCGACTATGGCCAAGGCCAGCCGGATCATCGTGATCGATATCAACGAAAGCAAATTCGATCTGGCACGCAAGCTGGGTGCCACCGATTTCATCAACCCCAAAGATCACGACAAACCCATTCAGGACGTGATTGTCGAGATGACAGACGGCGGCGTGGATTATTCGTTCGAGTGTATCGGCAACGTCAATGTTATGCGCTCGGCGTTGGAATGCTGCCACAAGGGCTGGGGCGAATCCGTGGTTATCGGTGTCGCCGGGGCAGGGCAGGAAATCTCGACCCGTCCGTTCCAGTTAGTCACGGGCCGCGTCTGGCGGGGGTCGGCCTTTGGCGGGGTCAAGGGACGCTCCGAGCTACCTGACTATGTAGAGCGTTACATGAACGGCGAATTCAAGCTGAATGACTTCATTACCCACACCATGCGGCTGGAAGAGATCAACGAGGCTTTCAAGCTAATGCATGAAGGCAAGAGCATCCGTTCAGTCATCCACTTCGGTAATTAA